One genomic window of Monodelphis domestica isolate mMonDom1 chromosome 1, mMonDom1.pri, whole genome shotgun sequence includes the following:
- the LOC100028544 gene encoding olfactory receptor 4K14-like, with product MDEANNSVVSEFVLLGLCNSRQLQIFLFLLFSVLYLTIILGNILIILSVINDPNLHSPMYFLLANLSFIDLWLSSVTTPKMIIDFLRESKTISFGGCLCQIFFGHFVGGGEMVLLVAMAYDRYVAICKPLYYTTIMNQKRCIGLVVISWAVGFVHSVSQLAIIIDMTFCGSKKMDSFFCDLPLVIELACMDAHVLRLIVNIDSGILALICFFLLLISYAHILLTVCHHSMDGSTKALSTCTAHIMVIVIFFGPCIFIYLWPLKIASVDKFLAVFYTVFTPLLNPAIYTLRNKEMKVALKKWGSQYVNFKRNS from the coding sequence ATGGATGAAGCAAATAATTCTGTGGTCTCAGAATTTGTCCTGTTGGGTCTTTGCAATTCACGGCAACTCCAGATcttcttgtttttattgttttctgttcTTTACTTGACCATCATTTTAGGCAACATCCTCATTATTCTCTCGGTTATTAATGATCCTAATCTCCACTctcctatgtattttttattggccaatctctcttttattgatttgTGGCTTTCTTCAGTCACAACACCAAAGATGATTATAGATTTTcttagagaaagcaaaaccatCTCCTTTGGTGGCTGCCTGTGCCAGATCTTCTTTGGGCATTTTGTTGGAGGGGGTGAGATGGTGCTGCTTGTAGCCATGGCGTATGACCGCTATGTGGCCATATGCAAGCCACTCTACTATACAACTATCATGAATCAAAAAAGATGCATTGGGCTTGTGGTAATTTCATGGGCTGTTGGGTTTGTGCATTCAGTGAGTCAATTGGCTATCATCATAGATATGACTTTCTGTGGCTCTAAAAAGATGGACAGCTTTTTTTGTGACCTCCCATTGGTGATTGAACTTGCATGTATGGATGCTCATGTCCTACGACTAATAGTAAATATTGATAGTGGAATCCTTGccttgatttgtttttttctcttgctgATTTCCTATGCCCATATCCTACTAACTGTCTGTCATCACTCCATGGATGGATCAACCAAGGCATTATCCACCTGTACTGCTCACATTATGGTTATAGTGATATTCTTTGGACCCTGCATCTTCATCTATCTGTGGCCACTCAAAATTGCCTCAGTGGATAAGTTTCTTGCAGTGTTTTATACAGTCTTTACACCTCTATTGAACCCTGCCATATATACCCTGAGAAACAAAGAGATGAAGGTTGCTTTGAAGAAATGGGGAAGTCAGTATGTAAACTTTAAGAGGAATTCTTAG